The sequence below is a genomic window from Sebastes fasciatus isolate fSebFas1 chromosome 18, fSebFas1.pri, whole genome shotgun sequence.
CCTGCCTCGTCCGTCTTTTAGCCCCACGTTGCGCAGACGGGGCAGCGGGGCAGAGGGCGACGTCTGTGTCATCTCCATGGTACCCAGGTGGTCTCTGTCTGAGGTGTCGGCCTCCAGGAGCATCCTGGGAGAGATGCCGTTCTTCTCCGAGGAATAAAATGTCTGCAGCTTCTCCAGGCGCTCGTTGATGCTCAGGTGATGAGAGCGGTCGTCCTGGTGGCGGTTGTCATGGAAGCAGTCTGACCCGAGGTCTGCCGCCCCGTCCGATTGAGTTGTCctgagcaggtgtgtgtgtcgtATCGGCCTCGACGTGCCActgtctctgattggctcgGCGGGTAAGGGGACTTGGCAAGGGGCGGAGTCACAGAGTTGAGACGCAGAGCTTTTAGGAGGAGAAAGATGGACCAGTTCCCTGTCTCCGAACACAGACACtggaacacacaaacatacagagaCAGTCTAGTAAGTCACACGCTGTACTGtggatgtttattttgttttgtgctaTAATCATTACCTTCAGGAAACAGCGTCTCTCTGGTGTCCAAGGTGATGGCGGTCTCCTCATCAGTGGTTCCATCGTCTGCCGACAGAGGAGCgggagagggggagggaagGCGAGGAGGTATTGAGGGGGAGGCAGAGTGAGGAAGCTGGGGTAGAGATGGAGAGGGTGGACGGTTCTCTGCGTCCTCTCGTCGGTCCTTTCTGCACAGGTCCTCGGGCCTCTTCCTGTTGCTCTGACATTCAGCTGTCTGTTGGGCTCTCAGCGGCCTGCTGGACTGCTTTGAGCTTTTTTCATTGGTCGGTTCATTCTAAAAACAAGCGGTGATTAGTTATCAGGAGGCCCAAGAATGTTTTCCACACAAAGACATCTCATAGTCATCTCGTATCACCTCAAATACGACATAGTCACAACGCTTCATCTGCTCCAAGATCCAGAGTTCAGACAGTTTAACTTCAATTGGGTATTTGTTGCTTTTAATGATATCATTTTATCTGGATATTCTGTTAATTAAAGGaccaataatagtaatagtaaccaagtaatatatttactgcaaCAAATcttaaaatggccatgatatgtcatcagagattaagtaaacatgctaaattgaaatactggcttctctgacaCCAATgttacagccagtatgttctcctttgaaatttccatttcGGTCcagaacgtctgtttttgttttggcggGTGTGATACCGTCCACTGCTCATTCCAACACCAcattgccacatatgaaaccaATTGGCAtacaaacacagccttctgcagccgtGGAAGCAAGCTaacgaactggatcaacagaaaTAACGTTTACATAATGATTCaacccgacctgaaaagcctcagcacatctctctgtggtccgtgtgctgCTGGGTTATcgaggcagcgagtatttgagacacacagccggtgaagtgattctGACTACTGACTtgtgcaccaaatgtgtattaattcGCAGCTGAAAACAGTACCCAACAAACACCATTTCCTcttgtttgagtaacatttgctaaagtctacagtgcccagctgttttaggaaatcaCTGAGCCTTTTTTAAATAAGATTTGTGActcctttttaaaataaaaaaagatttatgtcTTCATGGGAACAAATGGGCGTGGGGTGAGTTCCACAGACAGAGTAGGGGAAGCCAGAAAGTATTGACAGATGGACTAATgacatttattatatttctatattaataCAGACAAACACTAAATGccattatttaatcatatcATCAGTCTAGTGTACACTGTTAACATAGACTTGCTGACTCTACTGCCTGCTGCTATTGATCATTACTGTTACTTTAACTATACCACTATCATTTTACCTCGCAATTTTTGTCTCCATACGCTCTTgtatagttttcttttttttattatattcttattctagtttagttttttttatataacccTTATTATTTACTTCTTTTACTATATTTATCTGTACTATTgctgtctttgtgctgctgcaacaaccACATTTCCCCTCTGAGGATCAATACaggtttatcttatcttaaatcaTTGGTTTTAGTCTACTTTGGGatttattgacaataaaaatCCTTATCCTTTAATAGAATATTATTACTTTACCATATCTAAATGATcactgtatttgtatttatggtATTATTGACAAAATTACCTGTTGCTGAGTCTTTGATTCAGTGTTATGCCTCTCTCTCCATGTATTCTTGCTTGGAAGACTCCAGTCATTGCTCTCCAGTTTCTGccaaattaatcattttagcTGTTAAAATTTCACAGAAGATCATGAGAATGGTTGtatttcttaattttttaaGGTACCGTTATACCGGCCCATTTGTGTCTGAGGTGTGAACCTTGGTGCCCTTGGCTCCCTTCTGGCTCCTGACAAGCTTGTTGAGCAGCAGGTGATAGGAGGCCATGATGGCGGAGGGTCGGTTgatggtgagtgtgtgtatgattTCAGAGAGGGAGTAGCCCAGCGTCTCGGTCATGTATGCCAGCACAGACGAGTTGAGATCCTCTGCACACAACCTGGGAAATAACGCGAGAGGGGGGGATGGAAAAACAGTTCCAAAGATAAAGTGTGAAGGGTGAagcagagagaaatgttagGGGTCAATAAGGGTTTGTTGGTTAGGAATAGTAGGAGCAGTAAGTGAAGGATTTCAGTTTGATGATTTTCAACTGTGAGCAGAGCGGAGCTGGAACAGTTCTCGCTTCATTCATGTGGATTTcagaaaatgtattattgcCAAGAGGAGCCATACATGATTGCATTTCCACACTGCGTAAAGTGATAAAAGCCTTTTAGTCATGCTATAATATACAAAGCTGTTACCCTACTGACCACAAAAAATTTCATTTTGTTAGAAAACTTGCAGTGATTTCCCTCTTGGTTCTTTTCCCCACATTGTAATGTTTACTGCAGAACTTTCCCTGAGGAGTCTTTGTGTCTCGCTTTGCTCTCACGGCACAAACATACTTACTTAGCTTACAAATATAGTGTGATAAGTAAATCAAATCAATCAgcaaaaaaacatctatttttcttatgtttagatatatttagaaaataaattatataactttctacaatatataaaaatggtaaaatctgctaaatatatatttttttataagttTGTCAATTTATTACATCTGCATACCAGCAAAATATGTTTGTGTTGTCTTATGGTGTGTTTGTAGTCAAAGTGTAGACACACAGTAGATCCCTACCTGTTTTTATGAGAGAGTGTGTGCAGTGGTTTCTTGGCATATCCCTCATTGATCCATCTCTCCTCCATCGCAGCTCTGATACTGGGTCTCTTAACCGGGTCAGGCTCCAGGAGAGACAACACAAACGCCACCGCACCTGAAGCAGAAGACACATGGATGAAGCCGTgtcacttttttaattttaaattcaGTTATTTCCCAGCTAAACTGAATCAATTGTGTGATGTGAAAAGCAGTGGTGGGAGAAGTATTCAAATCAtttacataagtaaaagtagcattaCCACATGATgaaaaatactccattaaaagtaaaagtcctgcattcaaaagtgcacttaagtaaaagtacaagtattagtaacaaaatgtacttaaagtatcaaaaataaaaataatatatatatatatatatttattttgatataagtatgtaataataaagtataaatcccaaaatagcccatgaaataaggaataatccaacaacattattcatattcaacattaattattattagttattctcaaaTGGATATGGCTGTGCACTAAACAGTTGAGGAGACCAAAAACACCAAAAACGGAGCTTAAACCGTCACTAAAACCGTTTTATTGAAGGTTTAAATGCTATAAtcataataaattggacttatatagcgcctttcagaaacccaaggacgcttctTAGTGCTAGCTTGGATAAATCATCACATACATAAAACACTGACATGTGAGCATAGTTTGCTAGAATACATCATGGGTTGTCTACATGAACATCAGCCAGGACCACACAGTAACAGTTGGTTTTCTAAGCTTAAGCAACTGATGGTCAACAACTGCTTGGAAGTAGTTACGCTAAATGGACCGTACTtatgtataaaataataaagtgcGTCACCAAGCCTCATATTGAGCCCCACACTGATGCCATGCAAGGCTCTGGCCTGCTCACCGGGAGCAGTTTTGGGtcaatgagagagaaagagcagattGGTGGGAGTTTAAGATCAGACCACCAACCATGCATGTAGGATGTTTTGATGCACAACTTTGAACTATTTCTTGCCCGGCCAAAAGGGATCAAACTAAAAGAGCCAAAGTTGCACAGCTACTCCAGACTGCCAGAGTGATGTCACTCACTGTGACCTCACTGAAACTGTATCAGAGACGACAGCATGGGGAGAGGCAGGATTTCCCTTCAGGAGAACCAACCAATTCAACATGTCAGCCTGTGACATGGAGCTGTCCTGTGACAGCCAAGCGGGGTTGATAGTTTGACTCTAGATGGGGATTCCTGAGAAGCTCCACAGTCTTGAGGAGCAGGTGGATTCGAACAGGAAGGCTGCCACATTCACAGATATATAAGCCAAGACTGTTCCGTTCAATTTGCTACAATCAATTGTCTCAGTCAGGGTCAACACAGTTTGTTTGTAACTGATAGAATCAAATGCACTATTTGTTGATTTTtaacaacaacattttttttttttctgaagacAGTTTGTTTGCAGTGATAAAAGTCTAAAAAAGAGTGTTGAACATAACATTAAAACTAGtagaaaaaacaccaaaacatggcaaaacaacgagaaagacaaaaaagtgGGAACaatgcaagaaaacaaatgaatgagCAACAGAATAAATGGGCCAGtctgacaagaaaaaaaaaagaaaaaaagatgggGTCGGCAAAAGTGAAGCAgagtttgaaagaaaaaaaacaaccccatTTGGAGGCATGATCAAGTCTGAAGTCAATGTCGATGTCTAAGATGCCTGCCTGTGGCAGCGATACAGCCGCTAATCCGACCTCGTCACAGTTTCAGAGCCTTAGAGCCGTGCTGCTTTTCCCCACAGTAACAGGAGctatgtttgtttgtggtgaCATGGCGCCATGACAGAGTGTAATGGGGTGACTATGTGTTAGAGAGAGACCAAAATaaagcagagagaaacagaaacactgaGGCCACTGTGTACTTGGTACAGAACAAGTGGAAGAAGTAAGAAATAAGTGAAACATTTTTTCCTTCAGTTCTCTGTCTCGTTACAGGTCTGTGGTCTGTAGAGAGAAGACTGAAGGCCAGTCTGTGTTTGCAAAGTCATGATTAACATTAATGCATGTTTAGGAGATCACATCCAATTTTGATCTAACCTGTGTATAGCTCAGAGTACTCAAGTGCTGTCTGTGTAACTAAGGGAAACTTTTTCAAATGGAATGGTGAAGATCATCTTTCACTTGGTCATAGATGTTTGGTAAATATGTTTTGTAAGTATTTAGTcttttaaaggttctctatatgatatccagagtgttaatatagcagcaaacaaataTGTAAAGATATATGTAGTAATgtttacctgagcagagaatgaagtcactctccctctgtgtgtgttgtaatctgagtttttctctgctttgtttacatagcctgTCCGGCTGCGCATGCATGTTGGTGCACGTCAGTCCCAGTGTGTGTGCCCCAATGGCTAACTAATCGCCACCGCTCTGCATTGCGCTCGTGCGACGGCGTTGTTGCGGAAGTGTAACGCCCAGCCTCCGGTTCCCCCCACTGTTAGCACTGTAAGCtgctagccgccggctcagTCATCAACATGTTGAAAGCCCTGTAGAGGAAACCCCTCAATCTGAATTCCGCTGCATTCCATGTAAAGCTCCTTTATATGTCGCCGAAGTAAATTCACTCTTAAACCATAAACTGTCTtatttgtgtaaaacaaaaagactCAGTGTTAATGTTGCATTCCATTTCAACTGTGAAGTCGGAACGTCTGAGTTCCCAGTTGGAAATTTCAACTGGAATGCACCCTGAAGTCGGATTTCCAACTCGGAAAGTCGGGCGAACCTCACCAACCCTAACCTCAACATCCAACATGGCTCTTCCTGCATCAACAGTAAAAAAGCTGTAGTAATATGCTGTTTTTATTAGCACCTTTGTCTTGTTTGTGTCTCATTAAatcaatcacacacaaacagtacTGTCCAACTTCTCTCTATGTTGCTACGGTGTTTGTATGTGCAAAATGCCGGTGCAAAGCATTATTATCAACTGCTATTGTTAACAATGGCTATCCTGGCTGGAGCAAACCCCATTAAATATTCCTACTTGGAATATTTGGATGTGACGTCATTCCCAGCTCCAATTTGTGAGGTAAATGGAATGCAGCGTTATGCAGTCTTTTTGTATCAGTGAAGAAGCCGCTCAGGTGAAATGTGGAGTTACCTTTGCTGACGTCACTGGGGATGCTGCTGATCTCCCCGTTGACCATCTTCTGGTGCAGCTGCTTGATGTTGAAAGGCTCAACGGTGAAGGGTAGAGTCCCTGTCAGCATGGCAAACATACTCAcacctctgcacacacacaaacacacaagcaaaaatgtgaagaaatataaacacatttacaaGATGCAAACACAGAAATACAGTCAAATAACGCCACGGAAAAATGGTCTTCtcaaaaaaaacagacttagCAATGATGGCCAGACAGCAGGAAACTTTATCACTTACACGGACCAGACGTCCACTTTGGGTCCATATTTCCTGTGAGCCAGCAGCTCAGGGGCGGCGTAGGCAGGACTTCCACATTGGGTGTTGAGAAGCTCCAGAGACAAAGATTCAGCCTTCAGAGTGTTACTCAGGCCAAAGTCTGTGTGAAACATCATCATTTTAAAAGAGGAGCACATACACAGATGCACTAGATAGCTAAGACAGGTTCTGTCCACAGCTTTGCATCAATGTCAGTCAGATGTCATTGGAGAAAGCCGGAATGTCAACATACCCACAATCTTTATGTTGTTATGTTCATCCAGCAGGAAGTTCTCAATTTTTAAATCCCTGCagaggaaaagaagagagaCTGTGGTTCATTGTAGTATTTTCATGAGCTCCATCCTTAATCCGAGAGGAATTTCTAAAGGGATTTTTTCCCGTGCAGATTACTATTTTGGAGCACTTAAATCGACAGACACCATGGTGGTTATTCAAATTTAAGAACTCCTGCTGTGTGTGCTTGGCCTTACTAAGCTTTTTCTGTGTATTTATGGACAACCAGATGCGATGGGACCAGACCGGACCCACAGAACAGAGGAAAACCCAAGCTAAATTTGGATTTGGGTAGAGCTCAGCATGAACAGCTAGTGG
It includes:
- the LOC141756345 gene encoding uncharacterized protein LOC141756345, with protein sequence MPAAALKPAPEDMVAEGGGEGERGVSQWEASTPGRERPPLPSLTVPRELLRSFPHSKRVGSYLVGKMINKGSFAKVMEGLHIGTGEKVAIKVIDKKKARQDSYVLKNMKREPRIHQMVRHPHIVVLLETLETENSYYMAMELCAGGDLMDRICERKRLEEREVRRYTRQILSAVEHLHKHGVVHRDLKIENFLLDEHNNIKIVDFGLSNTLKAESLSLELLNTQCGSPAYAAPELLAHRKYGPKVDVWSVGVSMFAMLTGTLPFTVEPFNIKQLHQKMVNGEISSIPSDVSKGAVAFVLSLLEPDPVKRPSIRAAMEERWINEGYAKKPLHTLSHKNRLCAEDLNSSVLAYMTETLGYSLSEIIHTLTINRPSAIMASYHLLLNKLVRSQKGAKGTKKLESNDWSLPSKNTWRERHNTESKTQQQNEPTNEKSSKQSSRPLRAQQTAECQSNRKRPEDLCRKDRREDAENRPPSPSLPQLPHSASPSIPPRLPSPSPAPLSADDGTTDEETAITLDTRETLFPEVSVFGDRELVHLSPPKSSASQLCDSAPCQVPLPAEPIRDSGTSRPIRHTHLLRTTQSDGAADLGSDCFHDNRHQDDRSHHLSINERLEKLQTFYSSEKNGISPRMLLEADTSDRDHLGTMEMTQTSPSAPLPRLRNVGLKDGRGRKMTWVGLTRPGPPGLLVNGSKPPTFPSQRQHTLVIKSLRQERGKRKDLSTAGGGGGGGGGGGGERGTAGGGLSGAKRNSVQLRSSLQRRVGDLNLPLLPAALQGKSDRKNQLHSMDY